CGATCAGTCccataaatctatatttatatatttaaaaaaattttaaaataaaaatttaaagaaagctaaaaatataaataatggTCCCAtgaatctatatctatatatttttaaaagaaatttaaattaaaaaatagaggTCGCCGGTGTGATACATAGTAGGACTACATGTGTCTCTTtattatttagtatttttatttcatcgtACTAAGTCTTGGACCtcttttgtaacaaaaaaatttaaaatttgttttctaAAGAAActaagaaaattgaaaaaattctaTTAAAAAACGGAACTTTCTAAGGTCATCTGACATGGCCTACAATGTttttgctttcatatatattgatattgatattgatattCACAAGGACCGAGATCTCTTGAGTTCACAATTAGAAACCAAACTTACAAAAtgtttttgtttcaatttaatcaaataattGTTTAACAATAAGTTACAAGTTAGTTATAAGGGAAAATGAATAAGAAAAGGAGTAAAAGATGAGAAATGAAGTTTTAAATAGCTTATTCATTAAgttaagtaaaaatatttaactTAAAGAGataagtcatttttcacttattggtACTCTATATTTCTACAAAAATATCTCATCATCCTTATCATTCATCCGCTGCTTGtacatttcttttcttaactaattaaatactaatttttaatcatttaatttattgtCAACTTTGTGCAGCTAATGGCTTAAGCTGAATCTAGCTTTGGTAgaggagaaaattttaaatgatattCTTTTGGTAGTAATAATACAACaaagaaaaactaattaatataattattttgtcaTACAAATTCACgttctattaattatttgctAATAATAAATGCTTTTATAGCttgttataattttattgGCATTTTCTCTGATGACGAAATAGGGTTTACGAAAAGTTTGAATTCTACCAGAGTATATCTTCTATTCCGAAGACTAAGTCCTCGTTTCGACCTCTGGATGACAAGAGATTAATAACTCTTTACTCCctacacaattttttttatattaaccATTTTTTGTTAGAAAAGAAATAGTATATGATGCATAGAAGCCATAATATATAGAACTCTATATCAACGCGTATTTTTGGAGAACGTACCTCATTTCTTGGTTATAACATGTGACTGTATAATTGACTGAATGGGAACCATGATGAGGTCGGAACTAGTTCGATTCTAACTATATGCTCCCCTTTGcttagctttttttttttggtaaggcCCTTTGTTTagcttttcatttgtttgtaATATGTCTGTGACATTTTCCTAAtaactgaaaagaaaaaatttacatattgGAAATGAACCgggtgaataaaaaaaagaaaaaaagatcttCTACCATGGTAATTATATAAACCGATTTCAATCCAACCGATGACACAAAAACACGGAAAATATAATCTCTAGCTCTAGGAAAATggaaacggaaaaaaaaaaacacgctCTTCTATTGTTGTGGCAGTAAttgattaataaattaaaatttcattcctcatatgtgtgtgtatatatatatatacatcttaATTTGCTGTATTAGTGTATTACACATAAGTTAATCGATACAAAGGTTGGATGAACAGAGATTTTGTTAAAAACGAATCAAAGAATTGTACTGTCTGCATGCATGCAAGCTTAATTAGGGTTTACTACTTAGAAAAGCTTGCTTGCaaattcattcaattcaatcccCTCCGTGTTCGAATAAATTGACTTCTTCGCCAAATCCCTCAGCTCTGGCAAGCTTCTTCCCAGCTGAAGCGCCACCTTCATCTCAAACAGCTCTCCATTCTCCCTCCTTTCCTCTATCTCGGTCTCAATCGACTCTCCCAGCAGACCGAAGAACCCGGTGCAGTTCCTGTACATCTCAACAACCATTCCCACTTGCCCTCCGTGCTCGAATGTGTTCACTGCTGCCGCCAGCGCCCCACCCAGGAGCGCTGCCATTGTTGCCCACGAGCCTCCAGAATGCGGTCCCATGAGAGCCGAGCCAACGGCAGCTAAGGCTGTTAGCGACGGACCTGAGGCTGCGAGGACCTTGCTTGTCTTCAAAACCAAGTTTCCCAGTCGAACATAGTCTTCGACGTCCTTCCTCTTCATGACTTCAACCACAGCCCTCATCTCGGTTTCGAGCTCCTCACTCCACCCGTTGTTATTCCCACTCTCCATACTCTGCTGATGAGGCACCCTCTCggatttcttttcctttaccgggCGGCAGCTCTTTGAGGGCCACCAGGTGGCGGGCTCAAACTTCTTCGGGAACTTCTCGAGCATCTTCCCGAGCAAGGGAAGTGGAAATGCCCGATCAAGGGCCAAAACCTTCAACACCAACTCCTCCACGTCAGCTTCCATCGCCCCTCCAAGGGCAAGTTTTGACTTAATCTCGCTGTCGAGCTTCTTGAAGAGCCTCATCGCATTCCTCTGCTCCTCGGCAAGCTGTGATGGCTGGATCTTGTTCATGATCATTAGCATTCCCGTCGAAGCAGAAAATAGAAGGAAGGAAGACAACTTCAGAGGTCCTCCACTAGATCCACCACTAACGGCAGACAATCCCGCCATCGTTGTGGCTGCAAGAGtcatcatgttgatggagttGAGGAGCAAAGTGTTCCAGTTATCTCTTTGCTCGCCAACATTTCTGTGCATCTCGACCCGGTCATTGACTTCCTCTAATATCATATAAAGTTGAGTGGTGATCTCAGCAGATTTATCATTATCGATGCTATTCGTGCAACTATCTAACAGTGCCGGAGCAGTTTTCGGTTCATCAACTGTTCTTTGGGTGGTCAGTGTTAACTCAGGAGTTGAGAAGCGGACTCTGGGAGGTCTTGAGAAGTGGATGGCGGCATTGATGCTCTTGTTTGAAGAGCGCGAACAAGATGAGGGACAAGAACTTGGGAGTGAAAGAGTGGTGCTCAAGGAAGCCATAGATTGTTGCATGCAGGAGAGGCTttgtgtttgtttgtttgtttgtttcagGGTTTCCAGAAATGGAAGGTCTGCGAGTGGAGGTTATGATATGGAGAGAGAACAATGTTGGGATGCTATTTATAATACAGAATGGAGGCAGGTCAATGGACGAGGTCAAACGTTAAAATGTTTGGACATCAATTAATTTGACTTGACTCTCTCAAACGGAATGACCTTTTCCGTTTGATAACTTCCACGTTCAAAAACCTAGTGCTTCCTTACGTCATGTTTGATGTTCTACGTGTTAATATTATTTCTATGCAGAGAAAGCGGGTGTAATATATATAGCGATATCTGTCATcgcataaataaaaaatgcttCAGCTTTATACTGGCGACGCCATGTGCctctcttataatcgaaaaatatttcaacTTCGTATTTTGCTCTCGTGCCGTGAGAATTCATCTCTCATTTCCATTCCTTTTTTACGTCATGGGTAATTATAATTTCCGTTCTTCATATCTGAGGGTGAATATTATGGGAGTGTCAACTATTAACTTTTAAGAACGCTTCGAAAAATGAtaagtttcttattatttagtgAGAGGACATACTTTTTAATAAGagctttattatatttaaaataataattttttttacgaaATAATGGTTCATTTCATAAAATAACAaagtttttataattttgtaagtgatttaataattttaaaaataataaattccttgttaaataataattttattattatttaacaaaaaaattaccgATAAACATCTGACACATAATGATGTGGTACTCTTTGATTGGCATGTAATGTACTCCTTGTATTAAGGAGCCTCTTTAGGGaagtttttcttatttttttaactgtttatatatattcaatttttcaaaaagtcAAAAAGTTGTCAGATATATGGGACATTATACtgattaaaataatatcttaTAATCTTATCTTATAATATAACTAAAACTCTCATTGATAATGGATAAGTGCCAACTTATCAaatttttgctcttttttcttttttaattttgatattttgatattaatttataatctcatgtAAGACCGGTGTTATCAGAACTAGATTGGATGTTGAATCGGTCGAGATATGGATTCACGGATTCGATATGTTCAACCATGATTCGATAGGTCAGACcgcacgtttaattaaaaattatataatacataataattataaaaatgcataatgaataaaataaatacacaataatttaaataactattcttaattaataaaagaaaatttttgctCAAGCcctttctcttctttgttaCTATGTAAATCACATATATGCTTCTCATAACAAAAACCAATAAAAATTGGCTCAAGCATAAATTGTTATGGCGCAAGTattaaagaaaagaggaatATGAGGTCTTGTATTCGAGCCATTTCCcacatatttcatttttcttaataaaaaggAATCCATAGAGTCGGTCTGGTTTGTTTGGGTTTGGTGGGTTCACATTAAAATCGGTCGGCTTTATAGGTTGGCTGGCCCAAATATGCAGATTGGATCCACAAGCAGAACCGAACCTGAGCTGATTTTCGATTGAACCAATATGACCGTCCGGTCCGATCCGGTTCTGATAATATTGTATAACACAACTAAAACTCTTGCTGATAATTGATAAGTGTCAACCTATCAAATTTATggctttttaaattatttttttgatcttttgatattagtttataatctcatctaagtcttatatatatatatatatattatatataatttataatttattaatttattttcctaaatataattttttttattt
The sequence above is drawn from the Punica granatum isolate Tunisia-2019 chromosome 5, ASM765513v2, whole genome shotgun sequence genome and encodes:
- the LOC116208869 gene encoding probable F-box protein At4g22030, which produces MQQSMASLSTTLSLPSSCPSSCSRSSNKSINAAIHFSRPPRVRFSTPELTLTTQRTVDEPKTAPALLDSCTNSIDNDKSAEITTQLYMILEEVNDRVEMHRNVGEQRDNWNTLLLNSINMMTLAATTMAGLSAVSGGSSGGPLKLSSFLLFSASTGMLMIMNKIQPSQLAEEQRNAMRLFKKLDSEIKSKLALGGAMEADVEELVLKVLALDRAFPLPLLGKMLEKFPKKFEPATWWPSKSCRPVKEKKSERVPHQQSMESGNNNGWSEELETEMRAVVEVMKRKDVEDYVRLGNLVLKTSKVLAASGPSLTALAAVGSALMGPHSGGSWATMAALLGGALAAAVNTFEHGGQVGMVVEMYRNCTGFFGLLGESIETEIEERRENGELFEMKVALQLGRSLPELRDLAKKSIYSNTEGIELNEFASKLF